The Paenibacillus mucilaginosus 3016 genome includes the window TGTCTTCGATATATTCAGCGTCACGGATGAAGCCTTCCTTCTTGAGGATCTCAGCGATTTCGCGCTTGACCTTCGAAGCCGGAATTTCAACAGTCTCATGACGAACAACGTTAGCGTTACGAATGCGTGTAAGCATATCTGCAATTGGATCGGACATAACCATGTGTTGTAAACCTCCTTCCCGAAACTTTGAGTTTTACCAGCTTGCTTTTTTCACGCCAGGAATCTGGCCTTTGTATGCCAATTCGCGGAAACAAATTCTGCAAATTTTGAATTTCCGGAGTACGGAATGGGGACGGCCGCAGCGCTCGCAGCGAGTGTATGCCTGCACTTTGAATTTCGGAGGACGCTGCTGCTTAATCTTCATCGAAGTTTTTGCCACTTCAGTTTACACCTCCAAAGTTTCCGTAAGAAACTGCTCGTTTCTACTTATTATTTAGTGAACGGCATGCCGAGCTGCGTGAGCAATTCACGGGACTCTTCGTCCGATTTAGCCGTAGTTACGATTACGATATCCATACCACGAACTTTATCCACTTTATCATACTCAATTTCAGGGAAAATGAGTTGTTCTTTCAGACCGAGCGTGTAGTTACCGCGGCCGTCGAACGCTTTGTTCGATACACCACGGAAGTCACGTACGCGTGGCAGTGCAACATTGAACAGCTTGTCGAGGAAGTGATACATGCGCTCGCCGCGGAGCGTTACTTTCACACCGATCGGCATGTTCTCACGAAGTTTGAAACCAGCGATGGATTTCTTTGCTCTCGTGATAACCGGCTTTTGACCGGCGATCAGCTGCAGGTCGGACACAGCAGTATCAAGCACTTTGGAGTTCGAGACAGCCTCGCCCACACCCATGTTGATAACTACCTTTTCGATCTTAGGAACCTGCATAACCGTAGAATAGTTAAACTTCTGCATCAGAGCAGGAGTGATTTCGTTAAGGAAACGTTCTTTCATTCTTGCAGTCATGAATCCGAGTACCTCCTTTCTTACCTTTACGATTAATCGATAACCTCGCCGGATTTCTTCGCGACGCGGACTTTCTTACCGTTCTCAAGCACTTTGTAGCCTACGCGAGTTGGTTGGCCGCTCTTAGGATCAACCAGCATAACGTTGGATACGTGGATAGGAGCTTCCTGGTTAAGGATGCCGCCTTGTGGATTCTGCTGCGAAGGCTTCGCATGCTTCTTGATCATGTTCACGCCTTCTACCAGCACACGGTTTTCACGAGGGAAAGCTGCGATTACGCGGCCCTTTTTCCCTTTGTCCTTACCCGTGATCACGATAACCGTATCCTCTTTTTTCACGTGCAGTTTATTGTTATGGGACTCGAGTTTTTTCGGTTGCTTTGG containing:
- the rplX gene encoding 50S ribosomal protein L24, with product MPKQPKKLESHNNKLHVKKEDTVIVITGKDKGKKGRVIAAFPRENRVLVEGVNMIKKHAKPSQQNPQGGILNQEAPIHVSNVMLVDPKSGQPTRVGYKVLENGKKVRVAKKSGEVID
- the rplE gene encoding 50S ribosomal protein L5; this encodes MTARMKERFLNEITPALMQKFNYSTVMQVPKIEKVVINMGVGEAVSNSKVLDTAVSDLQLIAGQKPVITRAKKSIAGFKLRENMPIGVKVTLRGERMYHFLDKLFNVALPRVRDFRGVSNKAFDGRGNYTLGLKEQLIFPEIEYDKVDKVRGMDIVIVTTAKSDEESRELLTQLGMPFTK
- a CDS encoding type Z 30S ribosomal protein S14, whose protein sequence is MAKTSMKIKQQRPPKFKVQAYTRCERCGRPHSVLRKFKICRICFRELAYKGQIPGVKKASW